A window from Canis lupus baileyi chromosome 4, mCanLup2.hap1, whole genome shotgun sequence encodes these proteins:
- the ANTXRL gene encoding anthrax toxin receptor-like isoform X2 yields MGSCGLGVPGPALLLLLVLPPPLLRARSLHPTVRGGSGDLHGPAQRDKGHRHHLHTHEKAPHHRRGPSHSSHSAPEGRSEEQGKPCHSEYDLYFILDKSGSVDNNWMDIYNLVEDLVNKFQNPNVRISFVTYSTDGHTLLKLTSDKNKIRDGLAELQNVVPTGATHMQEGFIKVNEQIEEANSGGKKFPSMIIALTDGTLMPEPYEETKIEAENSRQLGATIYSIGVMDYRRDQLLSIADSPDHVFGVDNGFKGLQDIVEPLTAKSCIEITNLEPSTFCAGQNYELMVSGRGFNNARNPEEVICRFIFTDKKFYDKKATTMDDTTVMCPGVTIDNPDEVVFVEVSLNNGINFIKSNANITSKNCVTARDVPVEVPTGIPPIPTPHIDLPTTPATSNMPNVNPLCLALLLLALLLLPFLIWCCWRHCCKKEPMGRCVQPPCPTFIVPCACQGGGMRRIEGKLDTLCDFVQCCNQMPLLWCQPRSKRRCFNFSLQPCRRLPCGPRICLPAPQECFPLSSCCSRYQPTPRICSRLPSRMLPPPRALCGTALSLPPP; encoded by the exons ATGGGGAGCTGCGGCCTGGGGGTGCCGGGCCCCGCGCTCCTGCTGCTGCTCGTGCTGCCGCCCCCGCTGCTCAGAGCCAGGAGCCTGCACCCCACAGTCCGGGGCGGCTCGGGCGACCTGCACGGCCCGGCGCAGAGGGACAAGGGCCACCGCCACCACCTGCACACGCACGAGAAGGCGCCGCACCACCGGAGGGGCCCGAGCCACTCGAGCCACTCGGCTCCCGAGGGCCGCAGCGAGGAGCAGGGGAAGCCCTGCCACAGCGAGTACGACCTGTACTTCATCCTGGACAA gTCAGGCAGTGTGGACAACAACTGGATGGACATTTACAACCTTGTGGAAGATTTGGTCAATAAGTTTCAAAA CCCAAATGTGCGGATTTCCTTCGTCACTTACTCCACAGATGGCCACACGCTCCTGAAACTTACGTCAGATAA aaataaaatccGCGATGGTCTTGCTGAGCTCCAGAACGTAGTGCCTACGGGAGCCACACACATGCAGGAAGGATTCATAAAG GTAAACGAGCAGATCGAAGAGGCAAACTCTGGAG GCAAGAAGTTTCCGAGCATGATCATCGCCCTGACGGACGGGACCCTGATGCCGGAGCCCTACGAGGAGACCAAGATAGAG GCCGAGAATTCCCGGCAACTCGGGGCAACGATTTACTCCATCGGTGTAATGGACTATCGCAGGGACCAG CTGCTGAGCATCGCGGACAGCCCGGATCACGTGTTCGGGGTGGACAACGGCTTCAAGGGGCTACAAGACATCGTGGAGCCC CTCACAGCTAAGTCTTGTATTGAAATCACAAATTTGGAGCCTTCCACTTTCTGTGCCGGAC AAAACTATGAACTGATGGTTTCTGGAAGAGGCTTTAATAATGCAAGGAACCCGGAGGAAGTTATTTGTAGATTCATTTTCACGGATAAGAAATTCTATG ATAAAAAAGCGACCACTATGGATGACACCACCGTGATGTGCCCAGGAGTAACAATAGACAATCCAGATGA ggTGGTCTTCGTTGAAGTTAGCCTGAATAACGGCATCAACTTCATCAAGAGCAATGCTAACATCACCAGCAAGAACTGTGTGACTGCCAGG GATGTGCCGGTGGAAGTGCCAACTGGTATTCCTCCAATACCAACTCCGCACATCGATCTTCCCACTACGCCTGCCACCTCAAATATGCCAAATGTCAATCCTCTGTGCCTGGCTCTGCTCCTGCTGGCCCTGCTTTTACTGCCATTCCTTATCTGGTGCTGCTGGCGACATTGCTGCAAAAAG GAGCCCATGGGCAGATGTGTACAACCACCTTGCCCCACATTTATTGTCCCTTGTGCTTGCCAAGGAGGTGGGATGAGACGGATAGAG GGCAAACTGGACACCTTGTGTGACTTTGTTCAGTGCTGCAATCAGATGCCGTTGCTGTGGTGTCAGCCCAGGAGCAAG CGCCGGTGCTTCAACTTCAGCCTCCAGCCCTGCAGGCGCCTGCCCTGTGGCCCCAGGATCTGCCTCCCGGCCCCCCAGGAGTGCTTCCCCCTCAGCAGCTGCTGCTCTCGGTACCAGCCCACCCCCCGCATCTGCTCCCGGCTGCCCTCCAGGAtgctgcccccgccccgcgccctctGCGGAACCGCTCTGTCACTCCCGCCCCCGTAG
- the ANTXRL gene encoding anthrax toxin receptor-like isoform X1, with amino-acid sequence MGSCGLGVPGPALLLLLVLPPPLLRARSLHPTVRGGSGDLHGPAQRDKGHRHHLHTHEKAPHHRRGPSHSSHSAPEGRSEEQGKPCHSEYDLYFILDKSGSVDNNWMDIYNLVEDLVNKFQNPNVRISFVTYSTDGHTLLKLTSDKNKIRDGLAELQNVVPTGATHMQEGFIKVNEQIEEANSGGKKFPSMIIALTDGTLMPEPYEETKIEAENSRQLGATIYSIGVMDYRRDQLLSIADSPDHVFGVDNGFKGLQDIVEPLTAKSCIEITNLEPSTFCAGQNYELMVSGRGFNNARNPEEVICRFIFTDKKFYDKKATTMDDTTVMCPGVTIDNPDEVVFVEVSLNNGINFIKSNANITSKNCVTARDVPVEVPTGIPPIPTPHIDLPTTPATSNMPNVNPLCLALLLLALLLLPFLIWCCWRHCCKKPCKELPAVQIIQREPMGRCVQPPCPTFIVPCACQGGGMRRIEGKLDTLCDFVQCCNQMPLLWCQPRSKRRCFNFSLQPCRRLPCGPRICLPAPQECFPLSSCCSRYQPTPRICSRLPSRMLPPPRALCGTALSLPPP; translated from the exons ATGGGGAGCTGCGGCCTGGGGGTGCCGGGCCCCGCGCTCCTGCTGCTGCTCGTGCTGCCGCCCCCGCTGCTCAGAGCCAGGAGCCTGCACCCCACAGTCCGGGGCGGCTCGGGCGACCTGCACGGCCCGGCGCAGAGGGACAAGGGCCACCGCCACCACCTGCACACGCACGAGAAGGCGCCGCACCACCGGAGGGGCCCGAGCCACTCGAGCCACTCGGCTCCCGAGGGCCGCAGCGAGGAGCAGGGGAAGCCCTGCCACAGCGAGTACGACCTGTACTTCATCCTGGACAA gTCAGGCAGTGTGGACAACAACTGGATGGACATTTACAACCTTGTGGAAGATTTGGTCAATAAGTTTCAAAA CCCAAATGTGCGGATTTCCTTCGTCACTTACTCCACAGATGGCCACACGCTCCTGAAACTTACGTCAGATAA aaataaaatccGCGATGGTCTTGCTGAGCTCCAGAACGTAGTGCCTACGGGAGCCACACACATGCAGGAAGGATTCATAAAG GTAAACGAGCAGATCGAAGAGGCAAACTCTGGAG GCAAGAAGTTTCCGAGCATGATCATCGCCCTGACGGACGGGACCCTGATGCCGGAGCCCTACGAGGAGACCAAGATAGAG GCCGAGAATTCCCGGCAACTCGGGGCAACGATTTACTCCATCGGTGTAATGGACTATCGCAGGGACCAG CTGCTGAGCATCGCGGACAGCCCGGATCACGTGTTCGGGGTGGACAACGGCTTCAAGGGGCTACAAGACATCGTGGAGCCC CTCACAGCTAAGTCTTGTATTGAAATCACAAATTTGGAGCCTTCCACTTTCTGTGCCGGAC AAAACTATGAACTGATGGTTTCTGGAAGAGGCTTTAATAATGCAAGGAACCCGGAGGAAGTTATTTGTAGATTCATTTTCACGGATAAGAAATTCTATG ATAAAAAAGCGACCACTATGGATGACACCACCGTGATGTGCCCAGGAGTAACAATAGACAATCCAGATGA ggTGGTCTTCGTTGAAGTTAGCCTGAATAACGGCATCAACTTCATCAAGAGCAATGCTAACATCACCAGCAAGAACTGTGTGACTGCCAGG GATGTGCCGGTGGAAGTGCCAACTGGTATTCCTCCAATACCAACTCCGCACATCGATCTTCCCACTACGCCTGCCACCTCAAATATGCCAAATGTCAATCCTCTGTGCCTGGCTCTGCTCCTGCTGGCCCTGCTTTTACTGCCATTCCTTATCTGGTGCTGCTGGCGACATTGCTGCAAAAAG CCTTGCAAGGAGCTACCAGCAGTGCAGATAATACAAAGG GAGCCCATGGGCAGATGTGTACAACCACCTTGCCCCACATTTATTGTCCCTTGTGCTTGCCAAGGAGGTGGGATGAGACGGATAGAG GGCAAACTGGACACCTTGTGTGACTTTGTTCAGTGCTGCAATCAGATGCCGTTGCTGTGGTGTCAGCCCAGGAGCAAG CGCCGGTGCTTCAACTTCAGCCTCCAGCCCTGCAGGCGCCTGCCCTGTGGCCCCAGGATCTGCCTCCCGGCCCCCCAGGAGTGCTTCCCCCTCAGCAGCTGCTGCTCTCGGTACCAGCCCACCCCCCGCATCTGCTCCCGGCTGCCCTCCAGGAtgctgcccccgccccgcgccctctGCGGAACCGCTCTGTCACTCCCGCCCCCGTAG
- the ANTXRL gene encoding anthrax toxin receptor-like isoform X3 yields the protein MGSCGLGVPGPALLLLLVLPPPLLRARSLHPTVRGGSGDLHGPAQRDKGHRHHLHTHEKAPHHRRGPSHSSHSAPEGRSEEQGKPCHSEYDLYFILDKSGSVDNNWMDIYNLVEDLVNKFQNPNVRISFVTYSTDGHTLLKLTSDKNKIRDGLAELQNVVPTGATHMQEGFIKVNEQIEEANSGGKKFPSMIIALTDGTLMPEPYEETKIEAENSRQLGATIYSIGVMDYRRDQLLSIADSPDHVFGVDNGFKGLQDIVEPLTAKSCIEITNLEPSTFCAGHKKATTMDDTTVMCPGVTIDNPDEVVFVEVSLNNGINFIKSNANITSKNCVTARDVPVEVPTGIPPIPTPHIDLPTTPATSNMPNVNPLCLALLLLALLLLPFLIWCCWRHCCKKPCKELPAVQIIQREPMGRCVQPPCPTFIVPCACQGGGMRRIEGKLDTLCDFVQCCNQMPLLWCQPRSKRRCFNFSLQPCRRLPCGPRICLPAPQECFPLSSCCSRYQPTPRICSRLPSRMLPPPRALCGTALSLPPP from the exons ATGGGGAGCTGCGGCCTGGGGGTGCCGGGCCCCGCGCTCCTGCTGCTGCTCGTGCTGCCGCCCCCGCTGCTCAGAGCCAGGAGCCTGCACCCCACAGTCCGGGGCGGCTCGGGCGACCTGCACGGCCCGGCGCAGAGGGACAAGGGCCACCGCCACCACCTGCACACGCACGAGAAGGCGCCGCACCACCGGAGGGGCCCGAGCCACTCGAGCCACTCGGCTCCCGAGGGCCGCAGCGAGGAGCAGGGGAAGCCCTGCCACAGCGAGTACGACCTGTACTTCATCCTGGACAA gTCAGGCAGTGTGGACAACAACTGGATGGACATTTACAACCTTGTGGAAGATTTGGTCAATAAGTTTCAAAA CCCAAATGTGCGGATTTCCTTCGTCACTTACTCCACAGATGGCCACACGCTCCTGAAACTTACGTCAGATAA aaataaaatccGCGATGGTCTTGCTGAGCTCCAGAACGTAGTGCCTACGGGAGCCACACACATGCAGGAAGGATTCATAAAG GTAAACGAGCAGATCGAAGAGGCAAACTCTGGAG GCAAGAAGTTTCCGAGCATGATCATCGCCCTGACGGACGGGACCCTGATGCCGGAGCCCTACGAGGAGACCAAGATAGAG GCCGAGAATTCCCGGCAACTCGGGGCAACGATTTACTCCATCGGTGTAATGGACTATCGCAGGGACCAG CTGCTGAGCATCGCGGACAGCCCGGATCACGTGTTCGGGGTGGACAACGGCTTCAAGGGGCTACAAGACATCGTGGAGCCC CTCACAGCTAAGTCTTGTATTGAAATCACAAATTTGGAGCCTTCCACTTTCTGTGCCGGAC ATAAAAAAGCGACCACTATGGATGACACCACCGTGATGTGCCCAGGAGTAACAATAGACAATCCAGATGA ggTGGTCTTCGTTGAAGTTAGCCTGAATAACGGCATCAACTTCATCAAGAGCAATGCTAACATCACCAGCAAGAACTGTGTGACTGCCAGG GATGTGCCGGTGGAAGTGCCAACTGGTATTCCTCCAATACCAACTCCGCACATCGATCTTCCCACTACGCCTGCCACCTCAAATATGCCAAATGTCAATCCTCTGTGCCTGGCTCTGCTCCTGCTGGCCCTGCTTTTACTGCCATTCCTTATCTGGTGCTGCTGGCGACATTGCTGCAAAAAG CCTTGCAAGGAGCTACCAGCAGTGCAGATAATACAAAGG GAGCCCATGGGCAGATGTGTACAACCACCTTGCCCCACATTTATTGTCCCTTGTGCTTGCCAAGGAGGTGGGATGAGACGGATAGAG GGCAAACTGGACACCTTGTGTGACTTTGTTCAGTGCTGCAATCAGATGCCGTTGCTGTGGTGTCAGCCCAGGAGCAAG CGCCGGTGCTTCAACTTCAGCCTCCAGCCCTGCAGGCGCCTGCCCTGTGGCCCCAGGATCTGCCTCCCGGCCCCCCAGGAGTGCTTCCCCCTCAGCAGCTGCTGCTCTCGGTACCAGCCCACCCCCCGCATCTGCTCCCGGCTGCCCTCCAGGAtgctgcccccgccccgcgccctctGCGGAACCGCTCTGTCACTCCCGCCCCCGTAG